Proteins from a single region of Chromobacterium sp. ATCC 53434:
- a CDS encoding DUF4031 domain-containing protein: protein MAVYVDDMRASYGRMVMCHMLADTDDELHAMADRIGVARRWHQAPPKHESHYDISLGKRALAIQHGAVSITTRMCAAMNCRRRVTGELGNHAEAELWHREYIKRRNGRADT, encoded by the coding sequence ATGGCGGTCTACGTTGATGACATGCGCGCCAGCTACGGCCGCATGGTGATGTGCCACATGCTGGCCGACACCGACGACGAGCTGCACGCCATGGCGGATCGTATCGGCGTGGCGCGCCGCTGGCACCAGGCTCCCCCGAAGCACGAGAGCCACTACGATATCTCGCTGGGCAAGCGCGCGCTGGCGATCCAGCATGGCGCGGTATCGATCACCACCAGGATGTGCGCTGCGATGAACTGCCGCCGGCGCGTCACCGGCGAGCTTGGAAACCATGCGGAGGCTGAGCTATGGCACCGCGAGTACATCAAGAGGAGGAATGGCCGTGCTGACACCTGA
- a CDS encoding AlpA family transcriptional regulator — translation MAELISIKTIAERTQLSASYIRKLVKKGNFPKPIYIGNSTRWPVKEVDRWIECVTSGVEWTNAA, via the coding sequence ATGGCTGAGTTAATTTCCATTAAGACTATCGCCGAACGCACCCAACTGTCGGCATCCTACATAAGAAAGCTTGTAAAGAAAGGCAACTTTCCAAAACCCATATACATAGGTAATTCGACAAGATGGCCTGTCAAAGAGGTAGACCGCTGGATTGAGTGTGTGACAAGTGGTGTAGAATGGACAAATGCTGCTTAA
- the map gene encoding type I methionyl aminopeptidase, whose product MGYLNHMAIQLKDAQDIEKMRIAGRLASEVLDFITPHIKPGVTTEAIDKLCHDYMVNVQGTIPAPLNYAPDGHVPYPKSVCTSVNHVICHGIPNDKPLKNGDIVNLDITVIKDGYHGDTSRMFYVGDVNPHARRLCKITYEAMWKGIEKVKPGATLGDIGYAVQSFAEAAGYSVVQEFCGHGIGKKFHEEPQILHYGRPGTGLEIQAGMIFTIEPMINQGKRHLRMLADGWTVVTKDRSLSAQWEHTVLVTETGYEILTQSAGTPEKPSFK is encoded by the coding sequence ATAGGTTATTTGAATCACATGGCAATCCAACTGAAAGACGCGCAAGACATCGAAAAAATGCGCATCGCCGGCCGGCTGGCCTCCGAAGTCCTGGACTTCATCACGCCCCACATCAAGCCGGGCGTCACCACCGAGGCCATCGACAAGCTGTGCCACGACTATATGGTCAATGTGCAGGGCACGATACCGGCGCCGCTGAACTACGCGCCGGACGGCCATGTGCCCTATCCGAAGTCGGTCTGCACCTCGGTCAACCATGTGATCTGCCATGGCATTCCCAACGACAAGCCGCTGAAGAACGGCGACATCGTCAATCTAGACATCACCGTGATCAAGGACGGCTACCACGGCGATACCAGCCGCATGTTCTACGTCGGCGATGTCAATCCGCACGCGCGGCGCCTGTGCAAGATCACCTATGAAGCGATGTGGAAGGGCATAGAGAAAGTGAAGCCCGGCGCCACGCTCGGCGACATCGGCTACGCGGTCCAGAGCTTCGCCGAGGCTGCCGGCTACAGCGTGGTGCAGGAATTCTGCGGCCACGGCATCGGCAAGAAATTCCACGAGGAACCGCAGATCCTGCATTACGGTCGTCCCGGCACCGGGCTGGAAATCCAGGCCGGCATGATCTTCACCATCGAACCGATGATCAATCAGGGCAAGCGCCATCTGCGCATGCTGGCCGACGGCTGGACCGTGGTCACCAAGGACCGCAGCCTGTCCGCGCAGTGGGAACATACCGTGCTGGTCACCGAGACCGGCTACGAGATCCTGACCCAGTCGGCCGGCACGCCGGAGAAGCCCAGCTTCAAGTAA
- a CDS encoding flagellin, with the protein MALTVNSNLASLSGQYQLNKTQQATKQVLAQLASGSKLNSAADNAANLAIAQQLQAQINGNNQAINNASDGISMVQTADSALGQLQSNTQQIQTLAIQAGDGALSGSNRQALQQQVDQLTQANSQIVQSTQFNGTQLLNNGNASTFQVGPNGTASNQVTVPGIDLTGAPASGGLNGYNANLAATNTIDVTTQANALAAQQSTQSDLSTIGSQRTTLGAVSNSFDSVINNLQSSNISTQAANSRISDTDFAAASAQLASQQIQGRAAALTQAQANIAPQAALSLLG; encoded by the coding sequence ATGGCGCTGACCGTCAATAGCAATCTGGCTTCGCTGTCCGGCCAATATCAGCTGAACAAGACCCAGCAAGCCACCAAGCAGGTCCTGGCCCAACTGGCCTCCGGTTCCAAGCTGAACAGCGCGGCCGACAACGCCGCCAATCTGGCCATCGCCCAGCAGCTGCAAGCGCAGATCAACGGCAACAACCAGGCGATCAACAACGCCAGCGACGGCATCTCGATGGTGCAAACCGCCGATTCCGCGCTCGGCCAGCTGCAAAGCAACACCCAGCAGATCCAGACGCTGGCGATCCAGGCCGGCGACGGCGCGCTCAGCGGCAGCAACCGCCAGGCGCTGCAGCAACAGGTGGACCAGCTGACCCAGGCCAACTCGCAAATCGTGCAGAGCACCCAATTCAACGGCACGCAGCTGCTGAACAACGGCAACGCCTCCACCTTCCAGGTCGGCCCCAACGGCACCGCGTCCAATCAGGTGACGGTGCCCGGCATCGATCTGACCGGCGCGCCGGCATCCGGCGGGCTGAACGGCTACAACGCCAACCTGGCGGCCACCAACACCATAGACGTCACCACCCAGGCCAATGCGCTGGCGGCGCAGCAAAGCACGCAGAGCGACCTCAGCACCATAGGCTCGCAGCGCACGACGCTGGGCGCGGTCAGCAACAGCTTCGATTCGGTGATAAACAATCTGCAGTCGAGCAATATCAGCACCCAGGCGGCCAACAGCCGCATCAGCGACACCGACTTCGCCGCCGCCAGCGCCCAGCTGGCGTCGCAGCAGATCCAGGGACGAGCCGCCGCGCTGACCCAGGCGCAGGCCAATATCGCGCCTCAGGCCGCCTTGTCGCTGCTGGGTTGA
- the rnk gene encoding nucleoside diphosphate kinase regulator, which translates to MPATPAITLSSLDYERLTALLETCAHDHPVAGRLEAELDRAEVVEPQTMPAGVVTMNSAARILLDGDEKLLTLVYPRDADSEQGRISVLAPIGAALLGLSAGQSIQWPTPSGSAELTVLEIVYQPEAAGEFHR; encoded by the coding sequence ATGCCCGCCACGCCGGCCATCACCCTATCCTCGCTCGACTACGAACGCCTGACGGCCCTGCTGGAGACCTGCGCCCACGACCACCCGGTGGCGGGCCGGCTGGAGGCGGAGCTGGACCGGGCCGAAGTCGTCGAGCCACAAACGATGCCGGCAGGCGTGGTGACGATGAACAGCGCCGCGCGCATCCTGCTGGACGGCGACGAGAAACTGCTGACCCTGGTCTATCCGCGCGACGCGGACAGCGAACAGGGGCGGATTTCGGTGCTGGCGCCGATAGGCGCCGCGCTGCTGGGCCTGTCCGCCGGCCAGAGCATTCAATGGCCGACGCCGTCCGGCAGCGCCGAGCTGACGGTGCTGGAAATCGTCTATCAGCCGGAAGCCGCCGGCGAATTCCACCGCTAG
- a CDS encoding HD-GYP domain-containing protein: MSDVSDSSKQVILIVDDTPESLTQLYALLKDRYRTLIANGGERALQIAAGEALPDLVLLDVMMPGIGGLEVCRRLRDDPRTAGIPVIFLTAMGEHEDEQAGFDAGAVDYIIKPISPPILQARVRTHLRLKAAADFLEDKALFLQREVERRTREVQVIQDVTIMMLASLAETRDHETGNHLRRTQNYVRALAVELRQHPAYREQLDDETIALLYKSAPLHDIGKVGIPDHILLKPGPLTPQEFDIMKTHTLLGRDTIAAAERMLDAPSNFLRLAREIAHCHQEKWDGSGYPAGLAGEAIPLSARLMAVADVYDALISRRVYKPPLPHEAAVEMIRVGSGSHFDPEIVTVFLRLADDFHAIALRYADE; encoded by the coding sequence ATGAGCGATGTGTCCGATTCGAGCAAGCAAGTCATCCTGATCGTCGACGATACGCCGGAGAGTCTGACCCAGCTGTACGCGTTGCTGAAGGACCGCTACCGCACCTTGATCGCCAACGGAGGAGAGCGGGCGCTGCAGATCGCCGCCGGCGAGGCGCTGCCCGATCTGGTGTTGCTGGACGTGATGATGCCGGGCATCGGCGGGCTGGAGGTCTGCCGCCGCTTGCGGGACGATCCGCGAACCGCCGGCATCCCGGTGATCTTCCTGACCGCGATGGGCGAGCACGAGGACGAGCAGGCCGGCTTCGACGCCGGCGCCGTCGACTACATCATCAAGCCGATCTCTCCGCCGATACTGCAGGCGCGGGTCAGAACCCATCTTCGCCTGAAGGCGGCGGCCGATTTTCTGGAGGACAAGGCGCTTTTCCTGCAGCGCGAGGTGGAGCGCCGCACCCGCGAAGTGCAAGTGATACAGGATGTCACCATCATGATGCTGGCTTCGCTGGCCGAGACCCGGGACCACGAGACCGGCAATCATCTGCGCCGCACGCAGAACTATGTGCGCGCGCTGGCCGTCGAGTTGCGCCAGCATCCGGCCTATCGGGAGCAGCTGGACGACGAGACCATCGCGCTGCTGTACAAGTCGGCGCCGCTGCACGACATCGGCAAGGTCGGCATCCCGGACCACATCCTGCTGAAGCCCGGCCCGCTGACGCCGCAGGAGTTCGATATCATGAAGACGCACACGCTGCTGGGCCGGGACACCATCGCGGCGGCGGAGAGGATGCTGGACGCGCCCAGCAACTTCCTGCGGCTGGCGCGCGAAATCGCGCATTGCCACCAGGAGAAGTGGGACGGCAGCGGCTACCCGGCGGGCCTGGCCGGCGAGGCGATTCCGCTGTCGGCCCGGCTGATGGCGGTGGCCGACGTCTACGACGCGCTGATTTCGCGCCGCGTCTACAAGCCGCCGCTGCCGCACGAGGCGGCGGTGGAAATGATCCGGGTCGGCAGCGGCAGCCATTTCGATCCGGAAATCGTCACGGTCTTCTTGCGGCTCGCCGACGACTTCCACGCCATCGCGCTGCGCTACGCCGACGAGTAG
- a CDS encoding response regulator, whose amino-acid sequence MQPSGSETSPGSAFLSTLPPTRGQSRLALGVVVVSALVFLAVLPFAKIQLAKIWAFIPLYQSALAVNDLVTAVLLFGQFAILRLRALQVLATAYLFTALMAMLHALSFPGLFAEHGLFGSGSQTTAWLYMLWHSGFPLLVIVYSQLNGDASGGRTGRAIALSVLLSALLVVGLGVLATRGHDLLPVIMQGSRYSPLMWGVVTCVWGLCLLALAAVGLRQPRSLLDLWLMVVMSSWVFDIALSVVFNAGRFDLGFYAGRVYGLLSASLVLAVLLLENGKLYAQLAAASVELHAAKVAAEGATQAKSMFLANMSHEIRTPMNAIIGMSYLALKTDLSDQQRNYIGKIHNAGTSLLGIINDILDFSKVEAGRLELEARPFWLDDVLDGVSALVAQGAADKGLELLFEMERDVPQGLVGDALRLGQVLTNLVSNAIKFTDKGQVAIIIGVDDRIGDKAQLRFCVHDTGIGMSEEQVAKLFQAFSQADGSTTRRFGGTGLGLSIARRLVELMGGTVQVESAPGWGSSFIFNCWLGVTDAVDPRRKSLPKEAKGLRILVVDDNDAARDVLSEQLRTLDFAVTACGQGSEAVPLMRQANLVQPFDAAFVDWMMPGMNGIETVRRIREISRSARIVLVTAFGREDVRAEARAAGCDAFLVKPVSQSALLNVVLEVFGPVSASEALADAAEPGVDLDGVHLLLVEDNLINQQIAVELLESAGATVTVVGNGQAALDKLRAHGPKGFDAVLMDVQMPVLDGLEATRQLKADPRFAELPVIAMTADALAEERESCLAAGMVDHVAKPVDPHVLYDTLARWVRIAGATAERQGWESLVLPAVQGLDQTAGLRRVAGNRELYLYLLRQFIDSESNAVERAEAALAADDRETAARIAHTLKGAAGGLGLAELQEAALRLEQAIKRRADCDPLLQSLRRDLSAMVERLQSALERTAPAADSGEPQGAALLSRLASLLAASDGEALGYFLAHATEVRAAFPGGGEAFEQALARFDFAAALAELRAAMTAGGLSFPEREP is encoded by the coding sequence ATGCAGCCATCCGGTTCCGAGACCAGTCCGGGCTCCGCCTTCCTGTCGACCTTGCCGCCCACCCGGGGGCAAAGTCGTCTCGCGCTGGGCGTCGTCGTCGTCTCGGCGCTGGTCTTCCTGGCGGTGCTGCCGTTCGCCAAGATCCAGCTGGCCAAGATATGGGCCTTCATCCCCTTGTACCAGTCGGCGCTGGCGGTCAACGATCTGGTCACCGCCGTATTGCTGTTCGGCCAGTTCGCGATACTGCGGCTGCGCGCGTTGCAAGTGCTGGCGACGGCCTATCTGTTCACCGCCTTGATGGCGATGCTGCACGCCTTGAGCTTCCCCGGCCTGTTCGCCGAGCACGGCCTGTTCGGCTCCGGCTCCCAGACCACCGCCTGGCTGTACATGCTGTGGCACAGCGGCTTTCCGCTGCTGGTGATCGTCTACAGCCAGCTGAACGGCGACGCCTCCGGCGGCCGCACCGGCCGCGCCATCGCCTTGTCGGTGCTGCTGTCGGCGCTGCTGGTCGTCGGGCTGGGCGTGCTGGCCACCCGCGGCCACGATCTGTTGCCGGTCATCATGCAGGGCAGCCGCTACTCGCCGCTGATGTGGGGCGTGGTCACCTGCGTCTGGGGCTTGTGCCTGCTGGCGCTGGCGGCGGTGGGACTGCGCCAGCCGCGCAGCCTGCTGGATTTGTGGCTGATGGTGGTGATGAGTAGCTGGGTATTCGATATCGCGCTGTCCGTCGTTTTCAACGCCGGCCGTTTCGACCTGGGTTTCTACGCCGGCCGCGTCTACGGCCTGCTGTCGGCCAGCCTGGTGCTGGCGGTACTGTTGTTGGAGAACGGCAAGCTGTACGCGCAGCTGGCGGCCGCCTCCGTCGAACTGCACGCCGCCAAGGTGGCGGCGGAGGGCGCCACTCAGGCCAAGTCGATGTTTTTGGCCAATATGAGCCATGAGATCCGCACGCCGATGAACGCCATCATCGGCATGTCCTATCTGGCGCTGAAGACCGATCTGAGCGATCAGCAACGCAACTACATCGGCAAGATCCACAACGCCGGCACCTCGCTGCTGGGCATCATCAACGACATCCTGGATTTTTCCAAGGTGGAGGCCGGCAGGCTGGAGCTGGAGGCGAGGCCGTTCTGGCTGGACGACGTGCTGGACGGCGTGTCGGCGCTGGTGGCGCAGGGCGCCGCCGACAAGGGGCTGGAGCTGCTGTTCGAGATGGAGCGGGATGTGCCGCAGGGCCTGGTCGGCGACGCCTTGAGACTGGGCCAGGTGCTGACCAATCTGGTCAGCAACGCGATCAAGTTCACCGATAAGGGGCAGGTCGCCATCATCATCGGCGTCGATGACCGCATCGGCGACAAGGCCCAGCTGCGCTTCTGCGTGCACGATACCGGCATAGGCATGAGCGAGGAGCAGGTCGCCAAGCTGTTCCAGGCCTTCAGCCAGGCCGACGGCTCCACCACGCGCCGCTTCGGCGGCACCGGGCTGGGTCTCAGCATCGCCCGCCGGCTGGTGGAGCTGATGGGCGGGACGGTGCAGGTGGAGTCGGCGCCGGGCTGGGGCAGCTCCTTCATCTTCAACTGCTGGCTGGGCGTCACAGACGCCGTCGATCCGCGCCGCAAATCGCTGCCAAAGGAGGCCAAGGGCCTGCGCATCCTGGTGGTCGACGACAACGACGCCGCGCGCGACGTGCTGTCGGAGCAGCTGCGGACGCTGGACTTCGCGGTGACCGCCTGCGGCCAGGGCAGCGAGGCGGTTCCGTTGATGCGGCAAGCCAATCTGGTCCAGCCGTTCGACGCGGCCTTCGTCGACTGGATGATGCCGGGCATGAACGGCATCGAGACCGTGCGCCGGATCCGGGAGATCAGCCGCAGCGCGCGCATCGTGCTGGTGACGGCTTTCGGCCGCGAAGACGTCCGGGCCGAGGCCAGGGCCGCCGGTTGCGACGCCTTTCTGGTCAAGCCGGTCAGCCAGAGCGCCCTGCTGAACGTGGTGCTGGAGGTGTTCGGCCCGGTTTCGGCCAGCGAAGCGCTGGCGGACGCGGCGGAGCCCGGCGTGGACCTGGACGGCGTCCATCTGCTGTTGGTCGAAGACAATCTGATCAACCAGCAGATCGCGGTCGAACTGCTGGAGAGCGCCGGCGCCACCGTCACCGTGGTCGGCAATGGCCAGGCCGCGTTGGACAAGTTGCGCGCCCACGGGCCCAAGGGTTTCGACGCGGTGCTGATGGATGTGCAGATGCCGGTGCTGGACGGTCTGGAGGCGACGCGGCAATTGAAGGCCGATCCGCGCTTCGCCGAACTGCCGGTCATCGCGATGACGGCCGACGCGCTGGCCGAGGAGCGCGAGAGCTGCCTGGCGGCGGGCATGGTCGACCATGTCGCCAAACCGGTCGATCCGCACGTGCTGTACGACACGCTGGCGCGCTGGGTGCGCATCGCCGGCGCCACCGCGGAGCGGCAGGGCTGGGAGTCGCTGGTGCTGCCGGCGGTCCAGGGCTTGGATCAGACCGCCGGCTTGCGGCGGGTGGCCGGCAACCGCGAGCTGTATCTGTATCTGTTGCGGCAGTTCATCGATAGCGAGTCGAACGCGGTGGAACGGGCAGAGGCGGCGTTGGCGGCCGACGACCGCGAAACCGCGGCGCGTATCGCCCATACGCTGAAAGGCGCCGCCGGCGGACTGGGGCTGGCCGAGTTGCAGGAGGCCGCGCTGCGGCTGGAGCAGGCGATCAAGCGCCGCGCCGACTGCGATCCGCTGCTGCAGTCGCTGCGACGCGATCTGTCGGCGATGGTGGAGCGTCTGCAGTCGGCGCTGGAGCGGACGGCGCCGGCCGCCGACAGCGGCGAGCCGCAAGGCGCCGCCTTACTGTCGCGGCTGGCCTCCTTGCTGGCCGCCAGCGATGGCGAGGCGCTGGGCTATTTTCTCGCGCACGCGACCGAGGTGCGGGCCGCCTTTCCCGGCGGCGGCGAGGCGTTCGAGCAGGCGCTGGCGCGCTTCGACTTCGCCGCGGCGCTGGCCGAGCTGCGCGCGGCGATGACCGCCGGCGGCCTGAGTTTTCCGGAGCGAGAGCCATGA